The Fusarium oxysporum Fo47 chromosome II, complete sequence genome includes a region encoding these proteins:
- a CDS encoding uncharacterized protein (expressed protein): MSFSLRGKHAIVVGGTGTLGFRIASALADRGSVVTIMSRNAVDDRQVLEPRLKPFEPLPYREDFDGGRRPTEHQFKRLDVQRGDIFKGLFPTLGPVDVLVNCAGTSQASALKRTGEEEIQRILNLNLRATILASKYAKLTNHGCIINVSSLMATKMGAGATVYAASKAGVIAFTRALALEYKSRSIRVNTLLPGWIQSPMWNGESPLPAPSIPGAYHPCEDESQC; the protein is encoded by the exons ATGTCCTTCTCTCTCCGCGGTAAACATGCCATCGTGGTCGGAGGTACCGGTACGCTGGGCTTCCGTATCGCGAGCGCACTTGCAGACCGCGGCTCTGTTGTAACCATCATGAGCCGTAATGCCGTTGATGATCGCCAAGTCCTTGAGCCCAGACTCAAACCTTTTGAGCCTCTCCCGTACAGAGAGGACTTCGACGGCGGGAGACGCCCAACAGAGCACCAGTTCAAACGCCTGGATGTCCAAAGGGGAGACATTTTCAAGGGTCTATTTCCCACTCTGGGTCCCGTTGATGTCCTCGTCAACTGCGCTGGCACCAGTCAAGCGTCAGCTCTCAAGAGGACCGGCGAAGAGGAAATTCAACGGATCCTTAACCTCAACCTCCGGGCGACTATCCTCGCCTCTAAATATGCCAAATTAACCAATCATG GATGCATCATCAATGTTTCAAGTCTTATGGCTACCAAAATGGGTGCTGGTGCTACAGTATACGCCGCTTCAAAGGCTGGTGTCATTG CTTTCACCCGTGCCCTAGCCCTTGAGTATAAAAGTCGCTCTATCCGCGTCAACACATTGCTACCGGGTTGGATACAGAGTCCAATGTGGAATGGTGAGTCTCCCCTTCCTGCGCCTTCAATCCCTGGCGCCTATCACCCTTGCGAAGACGAAAGCCAATGTTAA
- a CDS encoding mitochondrial 54S ribosomal protein YmL33 produces the protein MVNPALHFLLRINHYKPPPTMSFFRITLHRSAIGLPERTRGVLAALGLRRRMQTVFHPVHPQFAGMILKVKELVRVEEVDRALSKREVKAARTPDPGFYIEKAVPRM, from the exons ATGGTAA ATCCTGCGCTCCATTTTCTCCTAAGGATCAACCACTACAAACCACCTCCAACAATGTCTTTCTTCCGCATCACCCTTCATCGCTCCGCCATCGGTCTTCCCGAGCGCACACGAGGTGTCCTCGCCGCGCTAGGCTTGCGCCGTCGTATGCAGACCGTCTTTCATCCCGTTCACCCACAGTTCGCCGGTATGATCCTCAAGGTGAAGGAGCTGGTTCGTGTTGAGGAGGTGGATCGCGCACTGAGCAAAAGAGAAGTAAAGGCTGCGCGGACGCCGGATCCCGGGTTCTATATTGAGAAGGCTGTGCCAAGAATGTAA
- a CDS encoding Glucanosyltransferase-domain-containing protein — translation MLIKAALMALGAAVVGAVPPLEIKGADFINPETGDKFQIVGMAYQPGGSAGYDPSSGRDPLSHKDECMRDAALMQILGINAIRVYNLDPNINHDECASIFNAAGMYMMIDVNSPLPGEALHSEKPWESYYTAYLNRTFAITEAFGNYPNTLLFFSANEVINNQATAEFAPQYIRAVTRDLKNYIKNNLKRQIPVGYSAADVRDVLWDTWNYLQCADSEDKGDMSRADLFALNSYSWCGPEATFETSSYDDLVAGFNSTSIPIFFSEYGCNKPQPRYWNETQAMYGDEMTPVFSGGVVYEYTEEDNNYGLVKITGDKLRILGDFNRLKNQFARINWKEVQSQPASKSSPKAPACKASIIEDSGFDNNFTLPTIPDDAQKLVDNGIKNKPSGKIIDISDWNVKLDVSNADGSAMKNLKVIPLKDDESNASGKNDADTGSETTDDNNSTNTDNSTNSNGGDAKDDEDAAILNRPLAWAMALPLAAMVFAL, via the exons ATGCTT ATCAAAGCCGCCCTCATGGCCCTTGGGGCCGCGGTTGTCGGCGCCGTGCCTCCTCTGGAGATCAAGGGAGCTGACTTCATCAACCCCGAGACTGGCGACAAATTCCAGATTGTTGGTATGGCCTACCAACCTGGAGGCAGTGCCGGTTACGATCCTTCCAGCGGAAGAGATCCTCTCAGTCACAAAGACGAATGCATGCGAGATGCTGCTCTCATGCAGATTCTTGGTATCAATGCGATCCGTGTTTACAACCTGGATCCTAACATCAACCATGATGAGTGCGCTAGTATTTTCAATGCT GCCGGCATGTACATGATGATTGATGTCAACTCTCCTCTGCCTGGTGAGGCTCTTCACTCGGAGAAGCCATGGGAGAGTTACTACACAGCCTACCTTAACCGCACCTTTGCCATCACCGAGGCTTTTGGCAACTACCCAAATACCCTTCTATTCTTCTCCGCCAACGAGGTCATCAACAACCAGGCCACTGCTGAGTTTGCCCCTCAGTATATCCGTGCTGTCACCCGCGATCTCAAAAACtacatcaagaacaactTGAAGCGCCAAATTCCTGTTGGCTATTCCGCCGCTGACGTCCGCGATGTTCTGTGGGATACTTGGAACTACCTTCAGTGCGCCGATTCGGAGGACAAGGGTGATATGAGTCGTGCTGACCTCTTTGCGCTCAACTCTTACTCATGGTGTGGACCTGAGGCCACCTTTGAGACTTCTTCTTACGACGATCTTGTTGCTGGCTTCAACTCAACCTCTATCCCGATCTTCTTCAGTGAGTATGGGTGCAACAAACCTCAACCTCGTTACTGGAACGAGACTCAAGCCATGTACGGAGACGAAATGACCCCGGTCTTCTCGGGTGGCGTCGTGTACGAGTATACTGAGGAGGACAACAACTATGGCCTCGTCAAGATTACTGGAGACAAGCTTCGCATTCTCGGAGACTTCAACCGCCTCAAGAACCAGTTTGCTAGGATTAACTGGAAGGAGGTCCAATCTCAGCCTGCAAGCAAGAGCTCTCCGAAGGCTCCGGCTTGTAAGGCTAGCATCATCGAGGATAGCGGTTTCGACAACAACTTTACTCTTCCAACTATCCCTGACGATGCACAAAAGCTGGTCGACAACGGTATTAAGAACAAGCCTAGCGGAAAGATCATCGATATCTCGGACTGGAACGTCAAGCTTGATGTCAGTAACGCTGATGGCAGTGCTATGAAGAATCTTAAGGTCATTCCCCTGAAGGACGACGAGTCCAATGCGTCTGGTAAGAACGACGCAGACACAGGGAGCGAGACTACCGATGACAATAACAGTACCAACACCGACAACAGCACCAACTCAAATGGTGGAGATgccaaggatgatgaggatgctgCTATTCTTAACCGCCCTTTGGCTTGGGCTATGGCCCTACCTTTGGCCGCCATGGTGTTTGCGCTTTAG
- a CDS encoding WD40-repeat-containing domain protein — MSKQYLTTHTVDNAHITDIFSIATTSKAVISGSGSSTLHIHDTTDPSFPLKQSISDAHKLGCHHVCTSRNGNVAASAGFGGEVKIWKVDSDTGEWSLNGEITGSSSKPGEAWAMALSENGSYLATTTNDGRVNVWDVMDEKKPKIREYETGSAGSGSFGMSVDLSRDGKYTASGHQNGSVYIFNNDTGRVLYSLSGLAKPVRSVTFSPGNTRLAAAGDAGIIALYDMKHGEHVGNLTGHSSWITSLDWSDTGEYLLSGSMDGKVKVWSIERSACVATHSETDKALWSVKWLPKTVRSEMFCTAGANRSLSFYREATGG; from the exons ATG TCGAAACAATATTTGACCACGCATACCGTGGATAATG CCCACATCACCGACATCTTTTCCATTGCGACGACATCTAAAGCTGTGATATCAGGCAGTGGATCTTCTACGCTTCACATTCATGACACAACTGATCCTTCGTTCCCACTCAAGCAGTCCATCTCAGATGCACACAAGCTGGGGTGTCATCACGTGTGCACCTCACGGAATGGCAACGTCGCAGCGAGTGCTGGATTTGGCGGCGAGGTGAAAATTTGGAAAGTCGACAGCGACACTGGCGAATGGAGTTTGAATGGCGAGATTACAGGATCTTCATCTAAGCCTGGCGAAGCCTGGGCTATGGCATTGAGTGAGAATGGATCTTACCTTGCTACTACTACCAACGATGGCCGAGTCAACGTCTGGGATGTtatggatgagaagaagcccaagattCGTGAGTACGAAACCGGAAGTGCTGGATCTGGTAGCTTTGGCATGTCAGTGGACTTGAGCCGGGATGGGAAATACACTGCCAGCGGCCACCAGAATGGATCTGTCTACATTTTCAACAATGATACAGGAAGAGTCCTGTACTCATTATCTG GTCTCGCAAAGCCTGTACGATCAGTTACCTTTTCTCCTGGTAACACTCGACTTGCTGCAGCAGGTGACGCTGGAATCATTGCACTCTACGACATGAAACACGGAGAACATGTTGGGAACCTGACTGGACACTCTTCGTGGATCACATCACTCGACTGGAGCGATACTGGAGAGTACCTGCTAAGTGGTTCAATGGATGGAAAGGTCAAGGTATGGTCAATTGAGCGAAGCGCGTGTGTGGCAACCCATAGTGAGACGGACAAAGCTCTTTGGTCTGTAAAGTGGCTACCGAAGACTGTCAGAAGCGAGATGTTCTGCACTGCTGGCGCAAACAGGAGCCTTTCGTTCTATCGAGAGGCTACTGGTGGTTGA
- a CDS encoding MRG-domain-containing protein — MAPARQQPAPPPFSKDEKVLCFHMDMLYEAKIMDVQPGEKPSDGYKYKVHYKGWKNTWDDWVLVDRIRPFDDEHKELAAQLHAQLKHNIQRSTKQPKKGLRSGAESARVSEERSGSATVQGGRGGRRGKDWELEQIIPLDALFVLVASVLRQFWVVICKIWPSWPFAKHCGVMEPTGGLSAPQGFFPVSNVRGSPDLAQPGKSMDSFKSSKKVKLTDLKEPKDHLTLLPSSGHRYVTESGKLIHDDRYVMPLTVEDEPKQPRQKPLKPSAKPKPRSCDQLETEDAFHNKPMIKLPVPDHIQAMLVDDWENITKNNQLVPLPHNKPVTKIFEDYLAHERPHREEGSSSMDILEEVVAGFREYFEKALSRILLYRFERHQYMDLKKLWENTEANPEITNVCDVYGAEHLARLIVSLPELLAQTNMDQQSVSRLREEIGKFNVWLGRNCETYFVNEYETPSQEYIDKARSF, encoded by the exons ATGGCTCCTGCTCGACAACAACCGGCGCCACCGCCGTTCAGCAAAGATGAAAAAGTGCTCTGTTTCCACATGGACATGCTCTACGAAGCCAAGATTATGGATGTTCAACCAGGTGAGAAGCCCAGTGACGGATACAAGTACAAAGTCCATTACAAGGGGTGGAAGAACACCTGGGACGACTGGGTGCTGGTTGACCGTATCCGGCCATTTGACGATGAGCACAAAGAGCTGGCTGCACAGTTGCACGCGCAGTTGAAGCATAACATCCAACGAAGCACTAAGCAGCCGAAAAAGGGCCTGAGAAGTGGTGCTGAGTCTGCTAGAGTCAGCGAGGAGCGATCAGGCTCTGCCACTGTTCAAGGAGGCaggggaggaagacgaggcaAAGACTGGGAATTGGAACAG ATCATCCCACTCGATGCTTTGTTTGTTCTTGTTGCGAGTGTTCTCCGGCAGTTCTGGGTTGTGATATGCAAAATTTGGCCTAGTTGGCCCTTTG caaaACATTGCGGCGTCATGGAACCGACGGGCGGCCTTTCTGCTCCGCAAGGCTTTTTCCCTGTCTCGAATGTTCGGGGCTCTCCTGATTTGGCTCAGCCTGGCAAGTCGATGGATTCCTTCAAGTCCTCTAAGAAGGTCAAGTTGACCGACCTCAAAGAACCCAAGGACCATCTCACTCTTCTCCCCTCTAGTGGTCACCGCTATGTAACCGAGTCGGGTAAACTGATCCATGATGATCGCTACGTTATGCCCCTGACTGTCGAAGACGAGCCAAAGCAGCCACGTCAGAAGCCCCTCAAGCCTAGTGCCAAGCCCAAGCCGCGCTCATGCGACCAGCTCGAGACG GAGGATGCTTTCCACAACAAACCTATGATCAAACTCCCGGTGCCCGACCACATTCAAGCGATGCTGGTTGATGACTGGgaaaacatcaccaagaacaacCAGCTTGTCCCTCTTCCTCACAATAAGCCAGTCACCAAGATATTTGAAGACTATCTTGCCCATGAGCGTCCACACCGCGAAGAGGGATCGTCCAGCATGGACATCTTGGAGGAAGTCGTCGCAGGCTTCCGCGAGTACTTCGAGAAGGCTCTTAGCAGAATCCTGCTATATCG TTTCGAGCGCCATCAGTACATGgacctcaagaagctctgggAGAACACTGAGGCGAATCCAGAAATCACCAATGTCTGCGATGTCTATGGCGCTGAGCATCTTGCTCGACTAATTG TCTCTCTCCCCGAACTGTTGGCGCAGACCAACATGGACCAGCAGTCCGTGTCCCGTCTTCGAGAGGAGATAGGAAAGTTCAACGTCTGGCTAGGACGTAACTGCGAGACATATTTTGTCAATGAGTACGAGACTCCCAGCCAGGAGTATATTGACAAGGCTCGTAGCTTCTGA
- a CDS encoding DNA polymerase delta, subunit 4-domain-containing protein, giving the protein MPTTRRSAASTRSRGLPAKGQSTLSFSNKVTKPVPKSAKKSAISASITKLDPSQHATQREVEDIVVNDHESIEVDKEEEVEAATETEVVPEPAKSELELQAEKVTDAQIKKYWKSIEDQWTTPRLHQQGVSLSEKVLRYFDVSSQYGPCIGMPRIKRWKRAERLGLNPPVEVLAVLLKEERKGNDKVETAHMDEILNSTAVGA; this is encoded by the exons ATGCCCACAACTCGACGATCCGCTGCCAGCACTCGCAGCAGGGGCCTGCCAGCCAAGGGACAGTCTACTCTGAGTTTCTCAAACAAAGTCACCAAACCAGTACCCAAAAGCGCCAAGAAGTCTGCCATCTCTGCTTCGATCACAAAGCTCGACCCCAGCCAGCATGCTACACAGcgtgaagttgaagatattgtTGTCAACGACCATGAGTCCATAGAAGTTgataaggaagaagaagttgaggcaGCGACAGAGACTGAGGTAGTCCCAGAACCTGCGAAGTCTGAATTGGAGCTGCAAGCAGAGAAAGTCACAGACGCACAGATCAAGAAGTACTGGAAGTCCATTGAAGACCAATGGACTACGCCGCGATTGCACCAGCAAGGTGTATCTTTGAGTGAGAAGGTTCTTCGATATTTCGATGTCAGCTCACAATATGGT CCCTGTATAGGCATGCCTCGCATTAAGCGCTGGAAACGAGCTGAACGTCTGGGTCTTAATCCTCCGGTTGAAGTCCTCGCTGTTCTTCtcaaggaagaaagaaagggtAACGATAAAGTCGAAACGGCTCACATGGATGAGATCCTCAATTCGACTGCTGTAGGGGCCTGA
- a CDS encoding citrate synthase-like protein — translation MAPASSSGLSANDNIQRFPAPSRPLSPLPEHALFTDKTRCFVYGLQPRAVQGMLDFDFICKRSKPSVAGIIYTFGGQFVSKMYWGTSETLLPVYQQVDKAMSKHPDVDVVVNFASSRSVYSSTMELMENPQVKTIAIIAEGVPERRAREIAHVAKKKGVTIIGPATVGGIKPGSFKIGNTGGMMDNIVASKLYRKGSVGYVSKSGGMSNELNNIISQNTDGVYEGIAIGGDRYPGTTFIDHLLRYQADPECKILVLLGEVGGVEEYKVIDAVKQGIITKPIVAWAIGTCASMFKTEVQFGHAGSFANSQLETAKMKNEKMKEAGFYVPATFEDLPATLKEVYDKLVSQGTIVPQPEPVVPKIPLDYSWAQELGLIRKPAAFISTISDDRGQELLYAGMPISDVFKEDIGIGGVMSLLWFRRRLPSYASKFLEMVLMLTADHGPAVSGAMNTIITTRAGKDLISALVSGLLTIGSRFGGALDGAAEEFTRAFDKGLSPRDFVDSMRKANKLIPGIGHRIKSRNNPDLRVELVKEYVLNNFPSHKLLDYALAVETVTTSKKDNLILNVDGCIAVCFVDLVRNCGAFSAEEAEDYLKMGVLNGLFVLGRSIGLIAHFLDQKRLRTGLYRHPWDDITYLLPNLREAGAPGAEGRVEVSL, via the exons ATGGCTCCCGCTTCCTCCAGCGGCCTGTCGGCCAACGACAACATTCAGCGTTTCCCGGCTCCAAGCCGACCTCTGAGCCCTCTTCCCGAGCACGCTCTCTTCACCGACAAGACGCGATGCTTCGTCTACGGTCTTCAGCCCCGAGCCGTCCAGGGCATGCTCGATTTCGACTTCATCTGCAAGCGCTCTAAGCCCTCGGTCGCCGGTATCATCTACACTTTCGGTGGTCAATTCGTCAGCAAGATGTATTGGGGAACCAGCGAGACTCTGCTGCCCGTCTACCAGCAGGTTGACAAGGCAATGAGCAAGCACCCCGATGTCGACGTTGTCGTCAACTTTGCTTCTTCCAGAAGTGTCTACAGCTCCACCATGGAGCTTATGGAGAACCCTCAGGTCAAGACCATTGCTATTATTGCTGAGGGTGTCCCTGAGCGA CGAGCTCGTGAGATCGCCCACGtcgcgaagaagaagggcgtTACCATTATCGGACCTGCTACGGTTGGTGGTATCAAGCCCGGCAGCTTCAAGATTGGTAACACTGGTGGTATGATGGACAACATTGTTGCCTCCAAGCTTTACCGCAAGGGTTCCGTTGGCTACGTTTCCAAGTCTGGCGGTATGTCCAACGAGCTCAACAACATTATCTCCCAGAACACCGACGGTGTGTATGAGGGTATCGCCATCGGTGGTGATAGATACCCCGGTACCACTTTCATTGACCATCTCCTGCGATACCAGGCCGACCCTGAGTGCAAGATCCTTGTCTTGCTCGGTGAGgtcggtggtgttgaggagtACAAGGTCATTGACGCTGTCAAGCAGGgtatcatcaccaagccCATCGTCGCCTGGGCCATTGGCACTTGCGCCAGCATGTTCAAGACCGAGGTTCAGTTCGGTCACGCTGGTTCTTTCGCCAACTCTCAGCTTGAGACTGCTAAGATGAAGAacgagaagatgaaggaggcCGGCTTCTATGTCCCGGCTACCTTTGAGGATCTTCCCGCCACTCTCAAGGAAGTGTATGACAAGCTCGTCTCACAAGGCACCATCGTTCCCCAGCCCGAGCCCGTTGTTCCCAAGATTCCTCTCGACTACTCTTGGGCGCAGGAGCTCGGTCTCATCCGAAAGCCTGCTGCCTTCATCTCCACCATCTCTGATGACCGTGGCCAGGAGCTTCTCTACGCTGGTATGCCCATCTCGGACGTTTTCAAGGAGGATATCGGCATTGGCGGTGTCATGTCTCTTCTGTGGTTCCGCCGCCGTCTGCCTTCATACGCTTCCAAGTTCCTCGAGATGGTTCTCATGCTCACTGCCGATCACGGTCCCGCCGTCTCTGGTGCCATGAACACCATTATCACTACCCGTGCTGGTAAGGACTTGATCAGCGCCCTCGTTTCTGGTCTCTTGACCATTGGCTCCCGATTTGGTGGTGCTCTCGACGGTGCCGCTGAGGAGTTCACCCGTGCCTTCGACAAGGGTCTTAGCCCCCGTGACTTCGTCGACAGCATGCGCAAGGCCAACAAGCTCATTCCCGGTATTGGACACCGTATCAAGTCCCGAAACAACCCCGATCTCCGAGTCGAGCTCGTTAAGGAATACgttctcaacaacttcccTAGCCACAAGCTCCTTGACTACGCTCTTGCTGTCGAGACTGTCACCACCTCCAAGAAGGATAACCTGATTCTCAACGTTGATGGCTGCATTGCTGTCTGCTTCGTCGATCTTGTCCGCAACTGCGGTGCCTTCTCCGccgaggaggctgaggattACCTCAAGATGGGTGTTCTCAACGGTCTCTTTGTTCTTGGCCGAAGCATTGGTCTTATTGCCCATTTCCTCGACCAGAAGCGTCTGCGTACTGGTCTTTACCGTCATCCTTGGGATGACATCACCTACCTCCTCCCCAACCTTCGGGAGGCTGGAGCCCCTGGTGCTGAGGGCCGGGTGGAAGTCTCTCTGTAA
- a CDS encoding septin CDC10 codes for MAAAPSNTIYPQSHVGFDSITSQIEKKLLKRGFQFNVICVGQTGMGKSTLINTIFASHLIDSKGRFQPDEPIRQTTEIQAVSHNIEENGVRLRLNIVDTPGYGDLVNNDRCWDPIVKYIKDQHSAYLRKELTAQRERYIQDTRIHCCLFFIQPSGHSLKPIDIVVLKKLSDVVNVVPVIAKADTLTVEERQEFKERIKEEFAFHNLKMYPYDNEEFDDEERALNGQIKNLVPFAVVGSEKSIIVNGKQVRGRQNRWGVINVEDETHCEFVYLRDFLLRTHLQDLIETTSQIHYETFRAKQLLALKESSAHGGASSRPISPAADRELSRNSQRMTMNGY; via the exons ATGGCTGCCGCTCCCTCCAACACTATCTATCCTCAGAGCCATGTCGGTTTCGACAGCATCACTTCTcagattgagaagaagctcttgaagcGCGGTTTCCAATTCAACGTCATCTGTGTTG GTCAGACCGGCATGGGCAAGTCAAcgctcatcaacaccatcttcgCTTCTCACCTGATCGACTCCAAGGGTCGCTTCCAGCCCGACGAGCCTATCCGCCAGACCACTGAGATCCAGGCCGTTTCTCACAACATTGAGGAGAACGGTGTCCGACTTAGACTAAACATTGTCGATACTCCCGGTTACGGTGACCTTGTCAACAACGACCGCTGTTGGGACCCCATCGTCAAGTACATCAAGGATCAGCACTCCGCGTACTTGCGCAAGGAGCTCACAGCACAGCGAGAGCGCTACATCCAGGATACCCGTATCCACTGCTGTCTCTTTTTCATCCAGCCATCGGGTCACTCTCTCAAGCCCATTGATATTGTcgtcttgaagaagctgtctgaTGTTGTTAACGTGGTGCCTGTCATTGCCAAGGCCGACACCCTGACCGTTGAGGAGCGTCAGGAGTTCAAGGAGCGCATCAAGGAGGAGTTTGCTTTCCACAACCTTAAGATGTACCCCTATGATAACGAGgagtttgatgatgaggagcgTGCTCTGAACGGTCAGATCAAG AATCTTGTTCCTTTCGCTGTTGTCGGTTCCGAGAAGTCGATCATCGTCAATGGTAAGCAGGTCCGCGGCCGCCAGAACCGATGGGGAGTCATCAACGTTGAGGACGAGACTCACTGCGAATTTGTCTACCTCCGAGACTTCCTTCTCCGAACGCACCTCCAGGACCTTATCGAGACCACCTCTCAGATCCATTACGAGACCTTCCGTGCCAAGCAACTGCTGGCCCTGAAGGAGAGCAGTGCTCACGGTGGGGCTAGCAGCCGACCCATCAGCCCTGCCGCTGACCGCGAGTTGAGCCGAAACTCGCAACGAATGACGATGAACGGCTACTAG
- a CDS encoding Cnl2/NKP2 family protein-domain-containing protein, with protein sequence MAPTEAELLANYLIQPSPLTAIVTLEQFKALFPRPLQSSPQVRSLFRDLQAQRTDLLDQVAENIAHEAKRGITMRREVVRAKREAEREDIDAEIEMERALFGDASGAASAKHTLNSVIPELEGAAGALHAELAHLKEEEATLLDSVQQTTGALSDLRYGKFANGRISEGVIDGLKNVETACENKS encoded by the exons ATGGCACCAACGGAAGCAGAGCTCCTTGCAAATTACCTCATCCAGCCATCTCCTTTGACCGCTATCGTCACACTCGAGCAATTCAAAGCCCTCTTTCCCCGTCCACTACAATCCTCACCTCAGGTTCGATCACTCTTTCGAGATCTACAAGCTCAACGCACAGATCTTCTCGACCAAGTCGCCGAGAACATCGCACATGAAGCGAAACGAGGGATCACAATGCGGCGAGAAGTCGTGCGGGCTAAGCGCGAGGCAGAGCGAGAGGATATAGACGCCGAGATCGAGATGGAGCGAGCA CTATTTGGAGATGCTTCAGGTGCAGCGAGTGCCAAACATACTCTCAACTCTGTTATTCCAGAACTTGAGGGTGCCGCAGGTGCACTACATGCCGAACTTGCACATttgaaagaggaagaagcaacTTTACTCGACTCTGTACAACAGACTACAGGAGCATTGAGCGATCTACGATATGGGAAATTCGCTAATGGTCGAATAAGCGAGGGGGTTATTGATGGCCTCAAAAACGTGGAAACAGCTTGCGAAAACAAATCATGA
- a CDS encoding uncharacterized protein (of unknown function-domain containing protein), with amino-acid sequence MSDDEVDTELLELLRQHLQGKIDIQEEPETGVLESAEYVYDSCIDVAVDMRASKKAAESIYEQMQQKSYSTATWSEHELHPKAKDETTVNFIFTMDLLNFSFWSELPDDERFAIEYRGKRWTGYWSLVAALQRAIDEGIPITDPFYWKNEEECTLESLTHVFRSCTEEEIPLLEERLDCLREAGQVLFKHYDGSVAELIYAADGSAARLVNLLAQDFDCFRDEHRFEDGKMIRLMKRAQILVADLWACFNGASYGEFRDIDKITMFADYRIPQILMTMGALYCSPTVAAAIKDKKMIESGCSWELQIRVSGVLS; translated from the exons ATGTCTGACGACGAGGTTGACACCGAACTCTTGGAACTCCTCCGCCAACACCTTCAGGGGAAGATCGATATCCAGGAGGAGCCCGAGACAGGCGTCCTCGAGAGCGCTGAATATGTCTACGACAGTTGCATTGATGTTGCCGTTGACATGCGTGCCTCTAAAAAGGCAGCGGAGAGCATTTACGAGCAAATGCAACAGAAGAGTTACTCAACTGCCACCTGGTCAGAGCATGAACTTCaccccaaggccaaggacgAAACTACTGTCAACTTCATTTTTACTATGGACTTGCTAAACTTTTCTTTCTGGTCTGAGCTGCCTGATGATGAACGCTTTGCTATTGAGTATCGCGGGAAAAGATGGACTGGTTATTGGAGTTTGGTGGCAGCTCTCCAAAGAGCAATTGATGAAG GCATTCCTATCACAGATCCTTTCTACTGGAAGAACGAAGAAGAGTGTACCCTGGAATCCCTCACACATGTTTTCCGGTCATGCACAGAAGAGGAAATTCCCCTCCTTGAGGAACGCTTAGACTGCCTCCGAGAAGCTGGCCAGGTTCTCTTCAAG CACTACGATGGCTCTGTTGCAGAGCTCATTTACGCTGCTGACGGTTCTGCGGCACGCCTAGTGAACTTGCTAGCGCAGGATTTTGACTGCTTCCGTGATGAGCATCGTTTCGAGGATGGCAAGATGATtcggttgatgaagagagcaCAAATCCTCGTTGCGGATCTTTGGGCATGCTTCAACGGCGCGTCATACGGCGAATTTCGAGACATCGATAAGATCACCATGTTTGCAGATTATCGTATCCCTCAAATTTTGATGACTATGGGCGCCTTGTATTGTTCTCCAACAGTTGCAGCTgccatcaaggacaagaagatgaTAGAGAGCGGATGTTCATGGGAGCTACAAATACGAG TATCTGGTGTGTTGAGCTGA